From Luteococcus japonicus, one genomic window encodes:
- a CDS encoding multicopper oxidase domain-containing protein, with product MDIAKASSEGLDRTDRLTRRAWHTRAALPMVVWMVLTVVLVSAHRGIPRQVWLMVHFVTLGIVSNAIVVWSNHFADAVLRSHRQGHRREIWQLVMLNSALTLLSVGVVGQWALPVWAGVIALVGMATTGIVGIARQARHSLPARFAQVVAWYQCASGCLIVGAVLGGLMAVPFGRWSDAILASHLAFNVLGWVGLTIWGTLCTLWPTMLRTKAPERVERAARAALPLMLIGVIVTGVSPLLHPVAPVWWRIVGALGVVAYLTGVLTQADPMLHAWRGKRATTFPVLSAGAGQIWLLGWLCWVLWRWMASPTPAVLVEHLRGTVPVLLVGFLLQVLLGALSYLVPVVLGGGPAMVRGTSTSFERGAVARWAVVNLCLALFMLPISSVWKVTTSLAAFIALSGFLVVGWQAWRVRTGARPAPEDAPRAHRMRRGLAWALVWVLLAASLAAVVDPVSFRSQFAGTRGTESGVAETGRTRTVDVVARNMTFTPDVITVDPGDRLVIRLTNGDEGMIHDLVMASGATSGRLSPGESANVDLGVVGQTTDGWCSVAGHRQMGMTLQVQTSGASAGQPSSSAHDGHAGADPGAVTPSLDLTKEYSSGWKPRDAALAPASTQKVHKATLRVTDAVMEVAPGVKQTMWTFNGSAPGPVLRGRIGDVFEITLVNDGGMGHGIDFHAGALAPDKPMRTIAPGESLVYRFTAKRAGIWMYHCSTMPMTQHIANGMYGAVVIDPPDLPTVDKEYLLVQGEQYYGADADGAPGVADMGKIMAEKPDSVVFNGFPAQYDKSPLTARVGERVRFWVLDAGPNRAWAFHIVGTQFDSVWFEGGWRLRNGTTPGVAGATSGGSQTLGMLASQGGFVETSFPEAGHYALVNHQMVDAERGAHGIMQVR from the coding sequence ATGGACATTGCAAAAGCCTCGTCCGAGGGCTTGGACCGGACCGATCGCCTCACCCGGCGCGCATGGCACACCAGGGCTGCCCTGCCGATGGTCGTGTGGATGGTGCTCACGGTCGTGCTGGTCTCGGCCCATCGGGGGATCCCCCGTCAGGTCTGGCTGATGGTGCACTTCGTGACGCTGGGCATCGTCAGCAATGCCATCGTCGTGTGGAGCAACCACTTCGCCGATGCCGTCCTGCGCAGCCACCGGCAGGGGCATCGCCGTGAGATCTGGCAGCTGGTGATGCTGAACTCCGCCCTGACGCTGCTCAGCGTCGGCGTGGTCGGGCAGTGGGCCTTGCCGGTCTGGGCAGGTGTCATCGCTCTGGTTGGGATGGCGACGACCGGCATCGTCGGCATTGCCCGGCAGGCGCGGCACAGCCTTCCGGCACGCTTCGCGCAGGTGGTTGCCTGGTACCAGTGTGCCTCTGGCTGCCTCATCGTCGGTGCCGTCCTCGGGGGCCTGATGGCCGTGCCCTTCGGTCGTTGGAGCGACGCGATCCTGGCCAGCCACCTGGCATTCAATGTCTTGGGCTGGGTGGGCCTGACCATCTGGGGAACCCTGTGCACCCTGTGGCCGACGATGTTGCGGACCAAGGCCCCCGAGCGCGTCGAACGGGCTGCTCGCGCGGCGTTGCCGCTGATGCTCATCGGCGTCATCGTTACGGGCGTCTCCCCGCTGCTGCACCCGGTCGCGCCCGTGTGGTGGCGCATCGTGGGAGCCCTGGGCGTCGTGGCCTACCTCACGGGTGTCCTGACCCAGGCCGACCCCATGCTCCACGCCTGGCGCGGCAAGCGTGCCACAACCTTCCCCGTGCTGTCCGCCGGAGCGGGGCAGATCTGGTTGCTGGGTTGGCTGTGCTGGGTGCTGTGGCGGTGGATGGCCAGCCCGACGCCGGCCGTGCTGGTGGAGCACCTGCGCGGCACGGTGCCGGTCCTGCTCGTCGGCTTCCTGCTCCAGGTCCTGCTGGGGGCCCTGTCCTACCTCGTGCCCGTGGTGCTGGGCGGTGGTCCGGCCATGGTGCGCGGCACCAGCACGAGTTTTGAACGAGGCGCCGTCGCCCGCTGGGCGGTCGTCAACCTCTGCCTGGCGCTGTTCATGCTGCCCATCTCCTCGGTCTGGAAGGTCACCACCTCGCTGGCCGCCTTCATCGCACTGTCGGGATTCCTCGTGGTCGGCTGGCAGGCATGGCGGGTGCGCACGGGGGCCCGGCCGGCGCCGGAGGACGCGCCCCGAGCCCATCGGATGCGCAGGGGACTGGCCTGGGCCCTGGTCTGGGTGCTGTTGGCGGCATCCCTCGCCGCGGTCGTTGATCCGGTCTCCTTCAGGTCCCAGTTCGCGGGAACCCGGGGGACGGAATCCGGCGTCGCGGAGACGGGTCGCACCCGAACCGTGGACGTCGTGGCTCGCAACATGACCTTCACCCCCGATGTGATCACCGTCGACCCGGGGGACAGGCTGGTCATCCGTCTCACCAATGGCGACGAGGGGATGATCCATGACCTCGTGATGGCCAGTGGGGCCACCAGTGGGCGACTGTCGCCCGGTGAGAGTGCCAATGTCGACCTCGGAGTGGTGGGTCAGACCACCGACGGCTGGTGCTCGGTGGCGGGGCACCGGCAGATGGGGATGACCCTCCAGGTGCAGACCTCGGGTGCTTCCGCGGGCCAGCCCTCGTCCTCAGCCCATGACGGCCACGCCGGCGCGGACCCGGGGGCCGTCACGCCGTCACTCGACCTGACCAAGGAGTACTCCAGCGGTTGGAAGCCCCGCGACGCCGCCCTCGCTCCGGCCAGCACGCAGAAGGTGCACAAGGCCACCCTCCGGGTCACCGACGCGGTGATGGAGGTGGCGCCCGGAGTCAAACAGACCATGTGGACCTTCAACGGCAGCGCGCCCGGCCCCGTGCTGCGCGGCCGGATCGGGGATGTCTTCGAGATCACCCTGGTCAACGACGGCGGGATGGGTCACGGCATCGACTTCCACGCCGGAGCGCTGGCCCCCGACAAGCCGATGCGCACCATCGCGCCCGGGGAGAGCCTGGTCTACCGCTTCACGGCCAAGCGCGCCGGCATCTGGATGTACCACTGCTCGACGATGCCGATGACCCAGCACATCGCCAATGGCATGTACGGCGCCGTGGTGATCGATCCCCCGGACCTGCCGACCGTGGACAAGGAGTACCTGCTCGTGCAGGGGGAGCAGTACTACGGGGCGGATGCGGATGGTGCTCCGGGCGTCGCGGATATGGGCAAGATCATGGCGGAGAAGCCCGATTCCGTGGTCTTCAACGGATTCCCGGCGCAGTACGACAAGAGTCCCCTGACGGCCCGAGTCGGTGAGAGGGTGCGTTTCTGGGTGCTCGACGCCGGGCCGAACCGGGCGTGGGCCTTCCACATCGTCGGGACGCAGTTCGACAGCGTGTGGTTCGAGGGCGGCTGGCGGCTGCGCAACGGGACAACACCAGGCGTGGCCGGCGCCACGTCGGGAGGCAGCCAGACCTTGGGAATGCTCGCCAGTCAGGGCGGCTTTGTGGAGACCAGCTTCCCGGAGGCGGGCCACTATGCCCTTGTCAACCACCAGATGGTGGACGCGGAGCGAGGGGCACACGGCATCATGCAGGTACGCTGA
- a CDS encoding helix-hairpin-helix domain-containing protein, with protein MKNHDPHLDEYARARLAYVTAGRPPLVLGPRHLADQRDAEPTDLGFDDDAGWSQEPQVHEPGAAHRPVLHRAGELARGHVKAIAAVLLAALVLTALVVQRSRPTTVPLEEVPVTLPTHAAAAPSVGASLATPSAAATPDHLKVHVLGAVVTPGVVRLRSGARVQDAVTAAGGLAGSAAIGELNLAAPVMDGDQVLIGTRRRPRGVVRHAGETAPAPLPSAAAGSAGASGGAVGGGVLDLNNATAEQLDTLPGVGPVTAQRILEWRTSHGRFSRVEELQEVDGIGPKTYANLSSHVRV; from the coding sequence GTGAAGAACCATGACCCACACCTCGACGAGTACGCCAGGGCCAGGCTGGCCTATGTGACCGCGGGGCGTCCACCACTCGTGCTGGGGCCCCGGCACCTGGCAGACCAACGCGACGCCGAGCCGACGGATCTGGGCTTCGATGATGATGCGGGCTGGTCGCAGGAGCCGCAGGTCCATGAACCGGGTGCAGCACACCGCCCCGTCCTGCATCGTGCCGGCGAGCTCGCGCGGGGCCATGTGAAGGCGATTGCCGCGGTCCTGCTGGCGGCACTCGTGCTCACGGCGCTGGTGGTGCAGCGTTCCCGCCCGACCACGGTTCCCCTGGAAGAGGTGCCGGTGACACTGCCCACGCACGCGGCCGCCGCACCATCCGTGGGCGCCAGCCTCGCCACCCCCTCGGCCGCCGCCACTCCGGACCATCTCAAGGTCCACGTTCTGGGGGCCGTCGTCACACCGGGTGTGGTGCGCTTGCGCAGCGGCGCACGCGTCCAGGACGCGGTGACGGCGGCCGGTGGGCTGGCCGGGTCTGCGGCCATCGGGGAACTCAACCTGGCTGCCCCGGTCATGGACGGTGACCAGGTCCTGATCGGCACCCGTCGCCGCCCGCGCGGCGTGGTGCGGCACGCGGGGGAAACCGCGCCTGCCCCTCTGCCGAGTGCCGCGGCGGGGTCCGCGGGAGCCAGCGGCGGGGCGGTGGGTGGTGGCGTGCTGGACCTCAACAACGCCACCGCCGAACAACTGGACACACTGCCCGGGGTGGGACCGGTCACGGCGCAGCGGATCCTCGAATGGCGCACCAGTCACGGACGGTTCAGCAGGGTCGAGGAATTGCAGGAGGTGGACGGTATCGGCCCCAAGACCTATGCCAACCTCTCCAGCCATGTCCGCGTCTGA
- a CDS encoding ComEC/Rec2 family competence protein, whose translation MSASDDQTPVADRLDLRLVPVAGGAWAGSWWGTSPTLDTGLALLTLVLAVAALLHRVRGAATSLAMVGVLLATGCLGLARHTMLDQSRAAQLADERASVCLVARLETDVRRHPARGVLPPSASVPADLLVIEGRGRSVQQRVPVQVRGTGPLADSLASVPAGTTLRMSGRLAPADPGQRWAAILTLRSPPQRVRGPGRMARAINHLRAGLRASMRHSPPSQAGLLPSLVVGDTSALDPEVEESFKATGLTHLTAVSGTNLSLTLVFLLGAARWAGARGWWVRATGLFGVAAFVIVCRAEPSVLRAGAMGLVALAGLGLAGGRGRGLRHLCVAVWFLVMIDPWLGRSLGFALSTLATAGILWWGQRWTRAMSWAPAWVGEAVAIPLAAQLATQVVVTSISGSISVVGLAANAVAAPFVGPATVLGLVAALISPLSGWVAAGVGWLAGWSVQPVLWIATAGASLPAATWRWPGSATMLGLLAGLCLVASFLVPALLGNRVLCGAAAALLMVASLRAPQPLGWPGEWTASFCDVGQGDATVLRAAPGQAVVVDVGPDPAPTLGCLRALGVNRVPLLVLTHYHDDHIEGLARLLDAMPVRSALLNPSLSPQTGAARVQRLLAIHGVPVIWAASGQLLRAGAVTWQTVGVGAQAVLASSGEGENSAENDSSIVAVADIASPQGRLRLVLGGDVEPAGQQRVVAQGWQPRAHVLKMPHHGSSRQDQRFWCESGARVAVASAGFRNGYGHPARKALSLANECGMAVLRTDLQGSLSMWVDEAGLQVRAQRDGPP comes from the coding sequence ATGTCCGCGTCTGACGACCAGACCCCGGTGGCAGATCGCCTGGACCTGCGGCTGGTGCCCGTGGCCGGCGGGGCCTGGGCCGGATCCTGGTGGGGCACCAGTCCCACTCTGGACACGGGCCTCGCCCTCCTGACACTGGTGCTGGCGGTCGCTGCGCTGCTCCACCGCGTGCGCGGGGCCGCGACCTCACTCGCAATGGTGGGGGTACTGCTGGCGACGGGTTGTCTGGGGCTGGCACGGCACACGATGCTGGACCAGAGCCGTGCGGCCCAGCTGGCCGACGAGCGAGCCTCGGTCTGCCTCGTCGCACGATTGGAGACCGATGTGCGTCGCCACCCGGCCCGGGGGGTGCTGCCGCCGTCGGCGAGTGTGCCCGCGGACCTGCTCGTCATCGAAGGACGCGGCCGGTCAGTGCAGCAACGAGTTCCGGTCCAGGTCCGAGGCACCGGCCCCTTGGCGGATTCGCTGGCCAGCGTGCCGGCGGGCACCACCCTGCGCATGTCGGGCCGGCTTGCGCCCGCGGACCCGGGCCAGCGATGGGCGGCCATTCTCACACTCCGGTCACCTCCGCAGCGCGTGCGTGGTCCCGGGCGGATGGCTCGGGCCATCAACCACCTGCGCGCGGGCCTGCGTGCCTCCATGCGGCACAGTCCACCCTCTCAAGCCGGGTTGCTGCCATCGCTGGTGGTCGGGGACACCTCCGCGCTGGACCCCGAAGTGGAGGAGAGTTTCAAGGCCACGGGGCTCACGCACCTCACGGCGGTCTCCGGGACGAATCTGTCCCTCACCCTGGTATTCCTGCTGGGGGCCGCCCGCTGGGCGGGAGCACGCGGCTGGTGGGTGCGGGCCACCGGTCTCTTCGGGGTGGCGGCCTTCGTCATCGTCTGCCGAGCCGAACCCAGTGTCCTGCGTGCCGGGGCGATGGGGCTGGTGGCGCTGGCCGGCCTGGGTCTGGCGGGTGGCAGGGGACGCGGACTGCGGCACCTGTGCGTGGCTGTCTGGTTCCTGGTGATGATCGACCCGTGGCTGGGACGTTCCCTGGGCTTTGCGCTGTCCACCCTGGCGACGGCCGGAATCCTGTGGTGGGGCCAACGCTGGACCAGGGCGATGTCCTGGGCCCCGGCCTGGGTGGGCGAGGCGGTGGCCATTCCGCTGGCCGCCCAGCTCGCCACGCAGGTGGTGGTCACGAGCATCAGCGGGTCCATCTCGGTGGTCGGCCTGGCGGCCAATGCCGTCGCCGCCCCCTTCGTGGGCCCGGCCACGGTGCTCGGACTGGTGGCGGCCCTGATCTCTCCGCTGTCTGGCTGGGTGGCGGCTGGGGTGGGCTGGCTCGCCGGCTGGTCCGTGCAACCGGTCCTGTGGATTGCCACGGCTGGGGCCTCCCTGCCGGCGGCCACGTGGCGCTGGCCCGGCAGTGCGACGATGCTCGGGTTGTTGGCAGGACTGTGCCTCGTGGCGTCCTTCCTGGTACCGGCCCTGCTGGGAAACCGGGTGCTGTGCGGGGCCGCTGCGGCGCTCCTCATGGTGGCCAGTCTGCGGGCGCCCCAACCCCTTGGCTGGCCGGGGGAATGGACGGCAAGCTTTTGCGATGTGGGGCAGGGGGACGCCACGGTCCTGCGGGCTGCCCCCGGCCAGGCAGTGGTCGTGGACGTCGGTCCGGATCCTGCCCCGACACTGGGCTGCTTGCGGGCACTCGGAGTGAACCGCGTGCCGCTGCTGGTGCTCACCCACTACCACGATGACCACATCGAGGGCCTGGCGCGGCTGCTGGATGCCATGCCGGTGCGAAGCGCCCTGCTGAACCCATCCCTGTCGCCACAGACGGGAGCCGCCAGGGTGCAGCGTCTGCTGGCCATCCATGGGGTGCCCGTGATCTGGGCGGCCTCCGGCCAGTTGCTGCGGGCGGGTGCCGTCACCTGGCAGACGGTGGGGGTGGGAGCACAGGCAGTGCTCGCCTCCAGCGGTGAGGGGGAGAACTCGGCAGAGAATGACTCCTCGATCGTCGCGGTCGCGGACATCGCCTCGCCACAGGGCAGGCTGCGGCTCGTGCTGGGCGGTGATGTGGAGCCCGCGGGTCAACAACGGGTCGTCGCCCAGGGCTGGCAGCCACGGGCCCACGTGCTGAAGATGCCGCACCACGGCTCCAGCCGTCAGGACCAGCGCTTCTGGTGTGAGTCGGGGGCCCGAGTGGCGGTGGCCAGCGCCGGTTTCCGCAATGGCTACGGCCACCCGGCGCGCAAGGCCCTGTCGCTCGCGAACGAGTGTGGGATGGCGGTGCTGCGCACAGACCTGCAGGGCTCGCTGTCGATGTGGGTCGACGAGGCTGGCCTGCAGGTCCGTGCGCAACGCGACGGTCCGCCGTGA
- a CDS encoding glutathione synthetase gives MKIGFVVNDIATEQPGYTTTRLALTASQLGHEVGLIGLGDFNYLPDGSLGALVRAATDKSYRSHKRYLDDLKASQGEQTALGNFDVIMLRSDPASDPERPWASTAGVAFGQLIASTGVLVVNDPETLATAMSKAYFQHFPEVVRPKTLISRDQEQIASFVKDLGGQAVLKPLQGSGGSGVFLVTKEESPNLNQIIEAIARDGYVVAQEYLPAAAEGDTRLFVMDGKPLKVDGKYAAFRRVNETSDMRSNVSAGGHIREAEITDEMLRMVSAIRPKLVSDGMFLVGLDIVGDKLMEINVFTPGGLGSTQNIYDVDFTPKVIEALERKVQMRSHYPHGLPNKTLAAM, from the coding sequence ATGAAGATCGGTTTCGTCGTCAATGACATCGCCACCGAACAGCCCGGCTACACCACCACCCGGCTCGCCCTGACGGCAAGCCAGCTGGGACATGAGGTGGGGCTGATCGGCCTGGGCGACTTCAACTACCTGCCAGACGGCTCCCTCGGCGCTCTGGTTCGCGCCGCCACGGACAAGAGCTACCGCTCCCACAAGCGCTACCTCGACGACCTGAAGGCCAGCCAGGGCGAGCAGACCGCCCTGGGTAACTTCGACGTCATCATGCTGCGCTCGGACCCTGCCAGTGACCCCGAGCGCCCCTGGGCCAGCACCGCAGGCGTCGCCTTCGGGCAGCTGATCGCCTCCACCGGCGTGCTTGTGGTCAATGATCCCGAGACCCTGGCGACGGCCATGAGCAAGGCCTACTTCCAGCACTTCCCCGAGGTCGTCCGCCCCAAGACGCTGATCAGCCGGGACCAGGAGCAGATCGCCTCCTTCGTCAAGGACCTGGGTGGCCAGGCGGTGCTGAAGCCCCTGCAGGGTTCGGGCGGTTCCGGGGTCTTCCTGGTCACCAAGGAGGAATCGCCCAACCTGAACCAGATCATCGAGGCCATTGCCCGCGATGGCTACGTCGTCGCCCAGGAGTACCTGCCGGCAGCGGCTGAAGGAGACACCCGGCTGTTCGTGATGGACGGCAAGCCGCTCAAGGTGGACGGCAAGTACGCGGCCTTCCGACGAGTCAACGAGACCTCCGACATGCGCTCCAATGTCTCGGCCGGCGGCCACATCCGTGAGGCCGAGATCACTGACGAGATGCTCAGGATGGTCAGTGCCATCCGCCCGAAGCTGGTCAGCGACGGGATGTTCCTGGTGGGGCTGGACATCGTCGGCGACAAGCTGATGGAGATCAATGTGTTCACTCCGGGTGGGCTGGGCAGCACACAGAACATCTACGACGTGGACTTCACCCCCAAGGTGATCGAGGCCCTGGAGCGCAAGGTCCAGATGCGCTCCCACTACCCGCACGGACTGCCGAACAAGACGCTCGCCGCCATGTGA
- a CDS encoding flavohemoglobin expression-modulating QEGLA motif protein, whose amino-acid sequence MSAPVTPPPALGPVAQSVDEQLAQLSESFRFLLDLTPVDATERRREWLAGDMSEPRFTYRELSTDPDVVLATLDRLDLGGIEDPSVAELLTSKVRELRLQAELLRARNSPDFLPMALELYGSVTPDLHQIAQQVLDEVGHEPEPSDPVHATEFHELAVREISWYQEQNPDVVMHAEIRDDVNGVLVSGDTLLIGSDAAVQRRRANALLQHEIGTHLVTQVNGADQPLRCLGAGLAGYDETQEGLAVLAEIAVGELTRTRLRQLAGRVLTVEAMVSGASFGDCWQQLVSRGFRRGSAFTTVMRVHRSGGFPKDACYLRGLVDLLVHLEQGGKLDLFHLGKFALADLPRVEGLDEAGLLTAPKIIPRYLTDTTCTRRLERAPHSPLSTQVSGYIDSTTKEDLP is encoded by the coding sequence ATGTCCGCCCCGGTCACACCCCCACCCGCACTGGGCCCCGTCGCACAGTCCGTCGACGAGCAGCTGGCCCAGCTCTCCGAGAGCTTCCGCTTCCTGCTGGACCTCACTCCCGTCGACGCCACCGAACGTCGCAGGGAGTGGCTGGCCGGGGACATGTCGGAACCACGATTCACCTACCGTGAACTCTCCACCGACCCCGACGTGGTGCTCGCCACCCTGGACCGGCTGGACCTCGGGGGGATCGAGGATCCGTCAGTGGCGGAGCTGCTCACCAGCAAGGTCCGTGAGCTGAGGCTGCAGGCGGAGCTGTTGCGGGCTCGCAACAGCCCGGACTTCCTGCCCATGGCGCTGGAGCTCTACGGTTCGGTCACGCCGGACCTGCACCAGATTGCGCAGCAGGTCCTTGATGAGGTGGGTCACGAACCAGAACCTTCGGACCCGGTGCATGCCACTGAGTTCCACGAACTCGCCGTGCGCGAGATCAGCTGGTACCAGGAACAGAACCCGGACGTGGTGATGCACGCCGAGATCCGCGATGACGTGAATGGCGTCCTGGTCAGCGGCGACACTCTGTTGATCGGATCCGATGCGGCCGTCCAACGGCGCCGGGCCAATGCCCTGCTGCAACATGAGATCGGCACCCATCTGGTCACCCAGGTCAACGGCGCCGACCAGCCACTGCGCTGTCTGGGTGCAGGGCTGGCGGGATATGACGAGACCCAGGAGGGGCTGGCGGTCCTGGCGGAGATTGCCGTGGGTGAACTGACCCGAACCAGGTTGCGGCAACTCGCGGGGCGGGTGCTGACCGTGGAGGCCATGGTCTCCGGTGCCAGCTTCGGCGACTGTTGGCAGCAGCTGGTCAGCCGTGGCTTCCGTCGCGGCAGCGCCTTCACGACGGTGATGCGCGTCCACCGCTCGGGCGGCTTCCCCAAGGACGCCTGCTACCTGCGTGGCCTCGTGGACCTGCTGGTCCATCTGGAGCAGGGCGGGAAGCTCGACCTCTTCCACCTCGGCAAGTTCGCCCTCGCGGACCTGCCCCGCGTGGAGGGGCTCGACGAGGCCGGCCTGCTGACGGCACCCAAGATCATTCCCCGCTACCTGACCGACACCACCTGCACCAGGCGCCTCGAAAGGGCACCCCACTCACCACTGTCCACCCAGGTCAGCGGCTACATCGACAGCACCACCAAGGAGGACCTTCCATGA
- a CDS encoding N-formylglutamate amidohydrolase produces the protein MPRHLGLPHHCHGHPHRSPAPRRDGGPDGPGRAGPTARGGSLHPPDRPAGARSRRREPLPLRDGPDRPPEKAVYRRPEDCWGLEVWRGGELPADVAKRSLEQHEAFYRDLAERLDEVAARGPFVLYDVHSYNHRRDGAEADPSPLQDNPDINVGTGSVDRDLWGDVVEAFMTSAAAAETSQGRLDVRENVRFKGAHLTAWVHERYPGRACALALEFKKTFMDEWTGEFDAGQVADLSQLLAATQEPVLTALRSGHGLDG, from the coding sequence ATTCCTCGGCACCTAGGACTCCCCCATCATTGCCACGGCCATCCACACAGGTCACCAGCTCCGCGACGAGACGGCGGACCTGATGGTCCTGGACGAGCGGGACCGACTGCGCGAGGAGGATCCCTGCACCCACCTGATCGGCCAGCTGGTGCCCGCTCGCGTCGTCGTGAACCGCTCCCGCTTCGAGATGGACCTGACCGTCCGCCGGAGAAGGCCGTCTACCGTCGCCCCGAGGACTGCTGGGGCCTGGAGGTCTGGCGCGGCGGCGAGTTGCCCGCCGACGTCGCCAAACGCTCGTTGGAGCAGCACGAGGCCTTCTACCGCGACCTGGCAGAGCGCCTGGACGAGGTGGCGGCCCGGGGCCCCTTCGTCCTCTACGACGTGCACTCCTACAACCACCGCCGCGACGGCGCCGAGGCGGATCCGTCTCCCCTGCAGGACAACCCGGACATCAATGTCGGCACCGGCAGCGTCGACCGCGATCTGTGGGGCGACGTGGTGGAAGCATTCATGACCAGCGCCGCGGCCGCCGAGACCTCGCAGGGCCGCCTGGACGTGCGCGAGAATGTTCGCTTCAAGGGCGCACACCTGACCGCCTGGGTGCACGAGCGCTACCCAGGACGGGCTTGCGCCCTCGCACTGGAGTTCAAGAAGACCTTCATGGACGAGTGGACCGGCGAATTCGACGCCGGGCAGGTGGCCGACCTCTCCCAGCTCCTCGCCGCGACCCAGGAGCCCGTCTTGACGGCGCTGCGGTCCGGTCACGGGCTGGACGGCTGA
- the holA gene encoding DNA polymerase III subunit delta: MAGQRGARPQQVPTEGFGNCLLVLGPESLIAERAVAERIAIARRQVPDAELTRVTAQELEGNRLAELVGGSLFSEASIVVIEDLANLSQDLFDAVLVSAKDPGEELSLTLVHGGGNKGKGLLDKLKKAKVPVIEATAVKTWELPGWVRQEARRTKVGMDDEAAQALVDAVGNDLRALAGAVSQLGSDWEGKAVTAPMIQRYFAGRADVTSFAVSDDIMAGRPGPALEKLRWALSTGVAPVLVTSAIASSLRGLGKYLDARSARMSEGEMAREVGVPPWKLKDLARLSRSWTGPGVSQALRAVAVADAQVKGAASDSHFALEQLLLNVDRAHQLERR, from the coding sequence ATGGCAGGTCAACGCGGCGCACGTCCCCAGCAGGTTCCCACCGAGGGCTTCGGCAACTGCCTGCTCGTCCTGGGTCCTGAATCCCTCATCGCGGAGCGGGCCGTCGCCGAGCGGATCGCGATCGCGCGCAGGCAGGTTCCCGACGCCGAACTGACCCGGGTCACGGCCCAGGAGCTCGAAGGCAACCGGTTGGCCGAACTGGTCGGTGGCTCACTCTTCTCGGAGGCGAGCATCGTGGTGATCGAGGACCTCGCCAATCTGTCGCAGGACCTCTTCGACGCCGTGCTCGTCAGCGCCAAGGACCCCGGCGAGGAACTGAGCCTGACCCTGGTGCACGGCGGGGGCAACAAGGGCAAGGGCCTGCTGGACAAACTCAAGAAGGCGAAGGTCCCAGTCATCGAGGCCACCGCCGTCAAGACCTGGGAACTGCCCGGATGGGTGCGACAGGAGGCCCGTCGCACCAAGGTGGGCATGGACGACGAGGCGGCCCAGGCTCTGGTGGACGCCGTCGGCAATGACTTGCGTGCCCTGGCCGGAGCGGTCAGTCAACTGGGTAGTGACTGGGAGGGCAAGGCCGTCACGGCACCGATGATCCAGCGTTACTTCGCGGGCCGGGCCGATGTCACGAGCTTCGCCGTCAGCGACGACATCATGGCCGGACGGCCCGGACCCGCACTGGAGAAGCTGCGCTGGGCGCTGTCCACGGGCGTCGCGCCCGTCTTGGTCACCAGCGCCATCGCGTCCTCCCTGCGGGGGTTGGGCAAATACCTGGATGCCCGCTCCGCCCGGATGTCGGAGGGGGAGATGGCCCGGGAAGTGGGAGTTCCGCCCTGGAAGCTCAAGGACCTTGCGCGGCTCTCACGCTCCTGGACCGGGCCCGGCGTGTCCCAGGCCCTCAGGGCCGTGGCCGTGGCGGATGCGCAGGTGAAGGGCGCAGCCAGTGACTCGCACTTCGCGCTGGAGCAGTTGTTGCTGAACGTGGACCGGGCGCACCAGCTGGAACGTCGGTGA
- a CDS encoding GNAT family N-acetyltransferase has product MTPTLRTRRLLLVPLDTRQLAARAASDDFCLQVHAAGRVHFGPEHPGELTGLYPLWLAATPHPGAVLGTWTVVHRADAEAVGSVGIKGPPCDGIVEIGYGVVPSHRGQGLAAEAVDAVCRVLFRGGLGRVETIQAETRVDNLPSQAVLRRCGFTMTGERSDPTDGQLLIWSLEPQDQRLDPQSDRDAGQ; this is encoded by the coding sequence GTGACCCCGACGCTGCGGACCAGGCGCCTGCTGCTGGTGCCTTTGGACACCCGCCAACTTGCGGCGCGCGCGGCCAGTGATGACTTCTGCTTGCAGGTCCACGCGGCGGGCCGGGTGCACTTCGGCCCCGAACACCCGGGTGAGCTGACTGGCCTCTACCCCTTGTGGTTGGCGGCGACGCCCCATCCCGGGGCAGTCCTGGGCACCTGGACGGTTGTGCACCGCGCGGATGCGGAAGCGGTCGGGTCTGTGGGGATCAAGGGACCGCCCTGCGATGGCATTGTGGAGATCGGCTACGGCGTGGTGCCCAGTCATCGTGGGCAAGGCCTGGCCGCCGAGGCTGTCGATGCCGTCTGCCGCGTCCTGTTCCGCGGCGGTCTGGGCCGGGTGGAGACCATTCAGGCGGAGACCAGGGTGGACAATCTTCCCAGTCAGGCGGTGCTGCGCCGTTGCGGCTTCACCATGACAGGGGAGCGGAGCGACCCGACGGATGGTCAGCTGCTCATCTGGTCACTGGAACCACAAGACCAGCGTCTCGATCCCCAGTCGGATCGAGACGCTGGTCAGTGA
- the rpsT gene encoding 30S ribosomal protein S20 codes for MANIKSQMKRIKTNEKARQRNKAIKSGLRTSVRRFNEAVAAGDNEKATTLASAANRALDKAVSKGVIHKNQAANRKSSISTKAASL; via the coding sequence GTGGCAAACATCAAGTCCCAGATGAAGCGCATCAAGACCAACGAGAAGGCTCGTCAGCGCAACAAGGCGATCAAGTCCGGTCTGCGCACCTCCGTGCGTCGCTTCAATGAGGCTGTCGCTGCGGGCGACAACGAGAAGGCCACCACTCTGGCCTCAGCTGCCAACCGCGCGCTCGACAAGGCCGTTTCCAAGGGCGTCATCCACAAGAACCAGGCCGCCAACCGCAAGTCGTCCATCAGCACCAAGGCCGCCTCGCTCTGA